A genome region from Erigeron canadensis isolate Cc75 chromosome 3, C_canadensis_v1, whole genome shotgun sequence includes the following:
- the LOC122590629 gene encoding cytochrome P450 71AV8-like, with translation MKTHDLSFANRPKLLSAEIVVYNYKDIVFAPYGEYWRQMRKICTLELLSAKKVRSFESIRDEESWNLIESISNKGKTTSLPPYGSETINLSEKIFSMMNAIAVRISIGSKCKDQEKLLALIGELIFLSGGFNLSDLFPSIRVLPLLTGMKYKLKKLHHQIDKILNNIISDHQQRSAATGLKDQNEDLLDVLLRLKDDDGLHFPLTSDNVKAVLLDMFSAGTDPSSVTIEWAMLELMKNPRVMKKVQGELRQVVKGKNKIYESDIQELDYLKLVIKETLRLHPPLPLLVPRESREKCDIGGYHIPANTKVIINAWKIGCDAECWIDPEGFNPERFGKTSVDLFGTDFEFLPFGAGRRMCPGLTLGLANIELPLARLLYHFNWELPSGVTPKDLDTSETFGITLNLKHNLHLVPIAFNTN, from the exons ATGAAAACCCATGATCTTTCTTTTGCAAACAGGCCCAAGCTCCTTAGTGCTGAAATCGTTGTATATAACTATAAAGACATCGTTTTTGCACCTTACGGCGAATACTGGAGACAAATGCGTAAAATATGCACCTTGGAGCTTCTAAGTGCTAAAAAAGTCCGATCTTTTGAATCTATTCGTGATGAAGAGTCTTGGAATCTCATTGAATCCATTAGCAATAAAGGCAAAACTACTT CATTGCCACCGTACGGGTCAGAAACAATCAATCTTAGTGAGAAGATATTCTCGATGATGAATGCCATCGCAGTTAGAATTTCGATTGGAAGCAAATGCAAGGATCAGGAAAAGCTTCTTGCACTGATTGGAGAGTTAATATTTTTGTCAGGTGGTTTTAATTTGTCCGATTTATTTCCTTCTATCAGAGTTTTGCCTCTACTTACCGGTAtgaaatacaaattaaaaaagctaCACCACCAGATTGATAAGATTTTAAACAACATCATTTCGGACCATCAACAACGTAGTGCAGCAACCGGATTGAAAGACCAGAACGAAGACCTTCTTGATGTTCTATTAAGGCTCAAAGATGATGATGGGCTTCATTTTCCATTGACTTCTGATAATGTTAAAGCAGTCCTGCTG GATATGTTTTCGGCGGGAACAGATCCTTCATCAGTGACAATAGAATGGGCGATGTTAGAACTAATGAAAAATCCAAGGGTAATGAAGAAAGTACAAGGCGAGCTCAGGCAAGTAGTTAAGGGAAAGAATAAGATCTATGAGTCGGATATTCAAGAACTTGACTACCTGAAACTTGTGATCAAGGAAACCTTAAGGTTGCACCCTCCTCTTCCATTGTTAGTTCCTAGAGAGAGTCGAGAAAAGTGTGACATTGGTGGATACCATATACCCGCCAATACAAAAGTTATTATCAATGCGTGGAAAATAGGATGTGATGCAGAATGTTGGATTGATCCCGAAGGTTTCAATCCGGAAAGATTTGGTAAGACTTCGGTTGACTTATTCGGAACAGATTTTGAATTTCTCCCGTTTGGGGCTGGAAGAAGAATGTGCCCAGGTCTGACTTTGGGGTTAGCCAATATCGAGCTTCCTCTTGCCAGGCTACTTTACCACTTCAATTGGGAACTACCGAGTGGAGTAACACCTAAAGACCTTGATACAAGTGAAACTTTTGGAATCACTTTGAATCTAAAACACAACTTGCATTTAGTTCCAATTGCTTTTAACACAAATTAA